In Malus sylvestris chromosome 16, drMalSylv7.2, whole genome shotgun sequence, the following are encoded in one genomic region:
- the LOC126607720 gene encoding GEM-like protein 5: MAATPEQTHPHSEHPRQQPPPPEAEDTHPHSEQSPQQPPPPEAEDTKKWGTHIMGTPAAPNVHPDNQQAALWKAADHQQIPQQQPYVQHSPIDKHTNNPFEPVIQAFNSWSAKAETMARNIWYNLKTGHSVPEAAWGKVNLTAKALSEGGFESLFKQIFATDPNEKLKKTFACYLSTSTGPVAGTQYLSTARLAFCSDRPLTFTSPSGQAAWSYYKVSIPLGNISTVNPVVTKENPPEKYIQIATTDGHEFWFMGFVNFDKASHHIFESVADFRTAGNAVQQVQPVPG; encoded by the exons ATGGCAGCTACACCTGAACAAACTCACCCCCATTCCGAACACCCCCGTcagcaaccaccaccaccagagGCGGAGGACACTCACCCCCATTCCGAACAATCCCCTcagcaaccaccaccaccagagGCGGAGGACACTAAGAAATGGGGGACCCACATCATGGGCACCCCAGCAGCCCCGAACGTCCACCCAGACAACCAGCAAGCCGCCCTATGGAAAGCCGCCGACCACCAGCAAATCCCCCAGCAGCAGCCCTACGTCCAGCACTCTCCGATCGACAAACACACCAACAACCCCTTTGAGCCGGTTATCCAAGCGTTCAATTCCTGGAGCGCTAAGGCGGAGACCATGGCCAGGAACATCTGGTACAACCTCAAAACGGGGCACTCTGTTCCGGAAGCGGCGTGGGGGAAGGTGAACTTGACGGCGAAAGCCTTATCCGAAGGCGGATTCGAGTCGCTGTTTAAGCAGATTTTCGCGACTGACCCGAACGAGAAGTTGAAGAAGACGTTTGCCTGTTATCTTTCGACGTCGACGGGGCCGGTTGCCGGGACTCAGTATCTGTCGACTGCTAGACTGGCTTTTTGCAGCGATCGTCCTCTGACTTTTACTTCTCCGTCTGGACAAGCAGCTTGGAGTTACTACAAG GTGTCTATACCTTTGGGAAATATAAGCACCGTGAACCCTGTGGTGACGAAAGAGAATCCGCCGGAGAAGTACATTCAGATCGCCACCACAGATGGCCATGAATTCTGGTTTATGGGTTTTGTTAATTTCGACAAGGCATCCCATCACATCTTCGAATCTGTAGCAGATTTCAGAACTGCTGGGAATGCGGTGCAGCAAGTGCAGCCGGTTCCTGGCTAG
- the LOC126607721 gene encoding leucine-rich repeat extensin-like protein 3, which produces MRYQPLPGEPPPPPPPEYGQPPPPPQPPPPPEYAPPPPPPPPEYVPPPPPPPEYGRPPPPPAYAPPPPPPDYPPPRPPPGPPPPGYQGYFYPPPPPTPTPPPQPSVQDNDGPGCCSILRGCLAAICCCWILDACCP; this is translated from the exons ATGAGGTACCAACCACTTCCCGGTGAACCTCCGCCTCCGCCTCCGCCAGAGTACGGGCAGCCACCACCTCCACCTcaacctccacctccaccagaGTACgcgccaccgccaccaccacctccaccagAGTACGTGCCACCGCCGCCACCTCCACCGGAGTACGGGCGACCACCACCTCCCCCAGCGTATGCGCCACCGCCGCCACCACCAGACTACCCTCCCCCTCGTCCTCCTCCTGGCCCTCCACCACCTGGCTATCAGGGTTACTTTTATCCTCCGCCGCCGCCAACCCCGACCCCACCACCGCAGCCTTCAGTACAAGACAATGATGGCCCTGGCTGCTGTTCAATCCTTAGAGGCTG TTTGGCTGCAATTTGTTGCTGCTGGATATTGGACGCGTGCTGCCCTTAG
- the LOC126606578 gene encoding protein CYSTEINE-RICH TRANSMEMBRANE MODULE 13-like, whose amino-acid sequence MSYNVVHVQHEQHHLPPGYPQEYPPPPNDFPPPPPRPGFPDPYPSAPGPFPPPHHQEHGYQGYFYEGYQPPLSAAPPPLRPYHRYHEYDGCSSLLNGLCAALCCCCLLENCCL is encoded by the exons ATGAGTTACAACGTTGTCCATGTTCAACATGAGCAGCATCATCTTCCACCAG GGTATCCGCAAGAGTATCCTCCGCCGCCTAATGACTTTCCACCTCCACCGCCACGGCCGGGATTCCCAGATCCCTATCCTTCTGCTCCGGGACCTTTTCCGCCACCCCATCATCAGGAACATGGATATCAGGGTTACTTCTATGAGGGCTACCAACCGCCACTTTCGGCTGCCCCGCCGCCTCTCCGCCCGTACCATCGCTACCACGAATACGATGGCTGCTCTTCCCTCCTTAATGGCCT TTGCGCTGCACTTTGTTGCTGCTGCCTGTTGGAGAACTGCTGCTTATAG